Proteins co-encoded in one Malus sylvestris chromosome 7, drMalSylv7.2, whole genome shotgun sequence genomic window:
- the LOC126630127 gene encoding secreted RxLR effector protein 161-like → MEHCSGGEVPIGKGDKLSVKQCLITEFEIQQMKDKPYASLVGSVIYAQVCSKPDLAFALSVLGRFQSNTGLPHWNAVKKVLRYLKRTQTYVLTYHYVDDLELTCYTDANLGGCVDDRMPTSGYIFMLAGGSVSWRSKKQQTRAVSTMESEYVGCFEAMRQANWLKNLIHHMKYDSDFGEPIQTLISSFQGPSAALNW, encoded by the exons ATGGAACATTGTAGTGGTGGAGAAGTACCAATTGGGAAAGGAGACAAGCTTTCTGTCAAGCAATGTCTAATTACTGAGTTTGAGATTCAACAGATGAAGGACAAACCATATGCTTCCTTGGTAGGTAGTGTGATATATGCTCAAGTATGTAGCAAGCCAGATTTAGCTTTTGCTCTAAGTGTTTTAGGCAGATTTCAATCGAATACAGGGTTGCCCCATTGGAATGCTGTAAAGAAAGTGCTTAGATATTTGAAAAGAACACAAACTTATGTGTTGACTTATCACTATGTTGATGATCTTGAATTGACCTGTTATACGGATGCTAATCTTGGAGGATGTGTTGATGATAGAATGCCAACTAGTGGTTATATATTCATGTTAGCTGGAGGTTCAGTTTCGTGGAGAAGTAAGAAGCAACAAACAAGGGCTGTGTCAACCATGGAATCTGAGTATGTCGGATGTTTTGAGGCAATGAGACAAGCAAACTGGCTGAAGAACTTAATTCATCATATGAAG TATGACAGTGATTTTGGCGAACCGATACAAACACTGATATCAAGTTTCCAAGGTCCATCTGCTGCATTAAATTGGTAA